In Camelina sativa cultivar DH55 chromosome 16, Cs, whole genome shotgun sequence, a single window of DNA contains:
- the LOC104752805 gene encoding G-type lectin S-receptor-like serine/threonine-protein kinase At1g61390 encodes MLPQSSVSYDIPRGKNRVLTSWRSNSDPSPGEFSLEFTPQVPPQGLIRRGSSYHWRSGPWAKTRFSGIPGIDASYVSPFTVSQDVAKGTASFSYSMLRNYKLSYVTLTSEGKMKILWNDGKHWMLHFEAPTSSCDLYGACGPFGLCVRSRDPKCICLKGFVPKSDEEWRKGNWTSGCVRRTHLTCHTNSSSKTQGKETDGFYHMSHVKTPDLYQLAGFLSAEQCYQDCLGNCSCTAFAYISGIGCLVWNRELVDTVQFLSDGESLSLRLASSELAGSSRRKIIVGTTASLSIFVILVFAAYKFWRYRTKKNEPNPMFINTSQDAWKKDMEPQDVTGVNFFPMHTIRTATNDFNSSNKLGQGGFGPVYKGNLEDGKEIAVKRLSSSSGQGADEFMNEIRLISKLQHKNLVRLLGCSIKGEEKLLIYEFLVNKSLDVFLFDSTLKLVIDWPKRFNIIQGIARGLLYLHRDSRLRVIHRDLKVSNILLDEKMIPKISDFGLARMFQGTQCQENTRRVVGTLGYMAPEYAWTGVFSEKSDIYSFGVLLLEIITGEKISRFNEEGRTLLEYAWESWCETKGVDLLDQALADTSHPAEVRRCVQIGLLCIQHQPSDRPNTLELLTMLTTTSDLPLPKQPMFTVHTRDDESTSNDLITVNELTQSVIQGR; translated from the exons ATGCTGCCTCAGTCTTCGGTGTCTTATGATATTCCTCGTGGAAAGAATCGTGTGTTGACCTCATGGAGAAGTAACAGTGATCCATCGCCTGGGGAATTCTCACTGGAGTTTACGCCACAAGTTCCCCCACAAGGCCTTATAAGGAGAGGCTCATCGTACCACTGGAGAAGTGGTCCATGGGCAAAGACAAGATTCTCTGGGATACCTGGAATTGATGCATCATATGTAAGTCCATTCACTGTTTCCCAAGATGTTGCAAAGGGCACAGCATCTTTTTCTTATTCCATGTTACGAAACTATAAATTATCGTATGTAACGCTAACATCAGAGGGAAAAATGAAGATCCTTTGGAATGATGGGAAACATTGGATGCTTCACTTTGAGGCTCCAACAAGCTCATGTGATCTGTATGGAGCTTGCGGGCCTTTTGGTTTGTGTGTGAGATCTAGAGACCCAAAGTGCATATGCTTGAAAGGGTTTGTACCAAAGTCAGATGAGGAGTGGAGAAAAGGGAATTGGACAAGTGGGTGTGTGAGACGTACGCACTTAACTTGCCATACGAATTCTTCTTCAAAAACACAAGGCAAAGAGACAGATGGCTTCTACCATATGTCCCATGTAAAGACTCCAGATCTGTACCAACTTGCAGGCTTTCTCAGTGCAGAACAGTGCTACCAAGATTGTCTAGGCAATTGTTCCTGTACAGCCTTTGCTTATATTAGTGGAATTGGATGCTTGGTATGGAACCGAGAGCTGGTAGACACAGTTCAATTTTTGTCTGATGGAGAATCTCTCTCCCTTCGTCTTGCAAGTTCGGAATTGG CTGGAAGCAGTCGAAGAAAGATTATTGTAGGTACTACTGCGAGCCTTTCCATTTTCGTGATCTTGGTCTTTGCCGCATATAAGTTCTGGAgatacagaacaaaaaaaaatg AACCAAATCCAATGTTTATCAACACTTCACAAGATGCTTGGAAGAAGGATATGGAACCACAAGATGTCACAGGTGTAAATTTCTTTCCGATGCATACCATACGTACTGCCACCAATGACTTCAATTCCTCAAATAAACTTGGTCAAGGTGGATTTGGTCCAGTATATAAG GGAAATTTAGAAGACGGAAAGGAAATAGCCGTTAAACGCCTTTCTAGCAGTTCTGGACAGGGTGCAGACGAGTTCATGAATGAAATAAGGCTAATCTCTAAACTGCAACATAAAAACTTGGTTCGGCTTTTGGGATGCAGCATCAAAGGAGAAGAGAAACTATTGATTTATGAGTTTTTGGTGAACAAAAGCCTCGACGTTTTCCTCTTTG ATTCAACTCTAAAGCTTGTGATTGATTGGCCAAAGAGGTTCAACATCATTCAAGGTATTGCACGTGGACTTCTCTATCTCCACCGTGACTCACGCCTCAGAGTAATTCACCGAGACCTGAAGGTCAGCAACATTCTTCTGGACGAGAAAATGATCCCAAAAATATCAGATTTCGGATTGGCTCGGATGTTTCAGGGAACCCAATGTCAGGAAAACACTCGCAGGGTTGTAGGAACTCT AGGATACATGGCTCCTGAGTATGCATGGACTGGGGTGTTCTCTGAGAAATCAGACATCTATAGTTTCGGAGTTCTACTATTAGAGATCATCACTGGGGAGAAGATCTCAAGATTCAACGAAGAGGGAAGAACTCTTCTTGAATAT GCATGGGAATCTTGGTGTGAGACCAAAGGAGTTGATCTTCTTGACCAAGCTCTTGCTGATACTTCTCATCCAGCCGAAGTTAGGAGATGTGTCCAGATTGGTTTGCTCTGTATCCAACACCAACCTTCAGACAGACCAAACACACTTGAGTTGCTGACTATGCTCACCACAACATCAGATCTTCCATTACCAAAACAACCCATGTTTACAGTGCACACTCGAGATGACGAATCTACATCAAACGATTTGATCACTGTCAACGAGTTGACACAATCTGTGATTCAAGGGCGTTAA